The proteins below come from a single Solea senegalensis isolate Sse05_10M linkage group LG2, IFAPA_SoseM_1, whole genome shotgun sequence genomic window:
- the mrpl39 gene encoding 39S ribosomal protein L39, mitochondrial → MATRAVCQFLQRRYASAAAAVRPPVAEVRSQRNAVFSREQARQRALYPRIEKIEVSMQGPGLGGTLLIMNRGVSTPLSCARHLTDYHVTNSVLALVDGEIWPLHQPLTRSCSLTLLTFKENDPTLVNQAYWRSCAALLGQMLETAFKDNFTVELLSVPEVPVTSGAFCCDVALDPQLDSWTPSEETLRSMTRGAQQLIHQDLAWEPLEVVPSVALEAFSHSRYKQEEVEQKAAQSAKGTVMLYRCGDHVLLSGGPLVARTGLCSQYEVTALHSLGRGPCGLHRRAQGLSLPLQLQAHHTVWRKLRQRAEKLVKESRCEEVTTSSAPDSTPPPTGQ, encoded by the exons ATGGCGACGAGGGCCGTGTGTCAGTTCCTGCAGCGCC GCTATGCGTCCGCTGCAGCCGCCGTGCGTCCACCAGTCGCCGAGGTCCGCAGCCAACGCAACGCTGTCTTCTCCAGGGAGCAGGCCCGACAGAGAGCACTGTACCCTCGCATTGAGAAGATCGAGGTGTCCATGCAGGGGCCGGGACTGGGTGGTACACTGCTCATCATGAACAGGGGCGTGTCCACGCCACTGAGCTGCGCACGGC acTTGACAGATTACCATGTGACTAATTCAGTGTTGGCTCTGGTCGACGGGGAAATATGGCCTCTACATCAGCCTCTCACCCGCTCGTGCTCACTCACCCTgctcacatttaaagaaaatgaccCAACACTGGTCAACCAG GCCTACTGGCGTTCCTGTGCGGCCTTACTGGGTCAGATGCTGGAAACTGCCTTCAAGGACAATTTTACTGTGGAGCTGCTCAGTGTACCTGAGGTTCCAG TCACCTCAGGAGCTTTCTGCTGTGATGTGGCACTTGACCCTCAGCTGGATTCATGGACTCcctctgag GAGACGCTGCGTTCCATGACTCGTGGTGCTCAGCAGCTCATCCACCAGGACCTGGCATGGGAACCTCTGGAGGTGGTGCCCTCTGTGGCGCTGGAGGCCTTCTCACACAGCAG GTATAAACAGGAGGAGGTGGAACAGAAGGCGGCACAGAGCGCTAAAGGCACAGTAATGCTCTACAG ATGTGGTGACCATGTGCTGTTGAGTGGGGGCCCTCTGGTGGCCAGGACGGGGCTGTGCTCGCAGTACGAGGTGACGGCTCTGCACAGTCTGGGACGAGGACCGTGCGGCCTTCACCGCCGAGCTCAGGGCCTCTCGCTgcctctgcagctgcag gCTCATCACACAGTCTGGAGGAAACTGAGGCAGCGAGCAGAGAAACTG GTGAAGGAGTCGAGGTGTGAAGAAGTGACTACGTCCTCTGCTCCTGATTCAACTCCGCCTCCGACCGGACAGTGA